The DNA sequence ACTTCAATATAATCAGGTCCACGTGGAGCGGCCCGAGGGAAGGGGTCACCCCGGTTGTTAGAAACTCCTTAACGGCCCCAGCCGGGAGGAACCGGCGGGACACCTGGGCGAGCAGCCCCCCCGAAATGAACCCGCTGGCCAGCACGAGGACATGAAACAGGGGCCGATGCTTGGAGGGGCCGCGGGCCATCACCAGCGCCGCTCCACCACGTAAGCGATGGAATCCGCGAGTGAGGTCTTTGCCGGGCAGTCCGGCAGCTCGGCCAGCGCCTCCTCCGCCTCGTGGGAGAACTGGTCGGCACGACGACGGGCGTAGTCGAGGCCTCCCGAGTCCCGCACGATCCCTACGACTTCGGCGATGGACTCATCATCGGGCTCCGGCGCCGCGAACAACGCCTCCACCCGTGCCCGCGCCGCCGGCGACATCGAACGCAGCGCCGCGATGAGCGGCAGCGTGACCTTGTGCTCCTTGAGATCAAGCCCGCTCGGCTTGCCGGTCATCTCCTGCTGCTCGGTGTAGTCGAGCAGGTCGTCGGCCACCTGGAAGGCCATCCCCAGGCGCTCGCCGAAGCGAGTGAGCGCCCGACGATGCCTCGGCGCGCCGATCAGCGCGCCGACGTCACAGGCGGCCATGAACAACGCGGCGGTCTTGGCGCGGATGAGGGTTTCGTAGTCCTGCTCGGAGAACGCCAGCGCATCGTACGCCGAGAGC is a window from the Gemmatimonadaceae bacterium genome containing:
- a CDS encoding DUF4321 domain-containing protein, whose translation is MARGPSKHRPLFHVLVLASGFISGGLLAQVSRRFLPAGAVKEFLTTGVTPSLGPLHVDLIILKFAVGPVALDVSLLSLLGVLIAYLIARSLF
- a CDS encoding polyprenyl synthetase family protein, giving the protein MTLSTRTPSALAAALRDIQAPVRDELTLVSQELWRIVAADVPLVQDVQQHLMGMKGKLFRPTLLLLSASIEQAPPPRATTFAAVVELMHLATLIHDDSVDHSALRRGMPTVNSLFSHQVSVIMGDYLYLRALRELVEIGDLEAMRAITFASNEMTLGEIRQLSAYDALAFSEQDYETLIRAKTAALFMAACDVGALIGAPRHRRALTRFGERLGMAFQVADDLLDYTEQQEMTGKPSGLDLKEHKVTLPLIAALRSMSPAARARVEALFAAPEPDDESIAEVVGIVRDSGGLDYARRRADQFSHEAEEALAELPDCPAKTSLADSIAYVVERRW